In Leptolyngbya sp. NIES-2104, the genomic window CTCAAGAACGAGTGACCGAAGCCCTGCATCCTGAAGTATTGGCGCGATTGAATAATGCAGAAACGCGGAACGGCGAATTTATTGACTTCTCAGAACTAAACGAAGAGATTTCATTCAATCTGAATAAAGTTGATTAGAACTGTCGTGTCCAATCATGCCAGCGTTCGACAATCACTTTCGTTTGCGTGAAAAACTCGATCGCGTGCCATCCCTGCCCGTGTAGATCTCCGAAAAAGCTTTCTTTCCACCCACTAAACGGAAAGAACGCCATCGGAGCCGCAACCCCAATATTGATGCCGATGTTTCCCGCTTCAGCTTCGTAGCGGAATTTTCTCGCGGCTGCACCACTGGACGTAAATAAAGATGCCATATTGCCGTATTGACTGCGATTCACAAGCGCGATCGCATCGTCGATCGTTTCTAAATGAATCAAGCTTAGCACCGGACCAAAAATCTCAGTATTCGCAATCTCTCCTACTGGATCAATGTTCTGCAAAATTGTCGGGCGAACAAAATAACCGTTTTCATAGCCCGAAACTTTCGGCGATCGACCATCCACTAAAACGGTCGCTCCTTCGGTTTCAGCTTGTCCGATAATCGTTTCGATTCGCGTCTTACTTTGATCATTGATCACCGGACCCATTTGCACCCCAGAATCAAGCCCGAATCCGACTTGTCGAGTTGTTGCTGCTTCTGCGATCGCATCCGTAAACGTCGTCTTTGCACTTCCGACCGTAATCGCCACCGATGCCGCTAAACAACGCTGCCCAGCACATCCAAAAGCACTATCCGCCATGATCTTCGTGGTCATCGTAATATCCGCATCCGGCAGCACAATCACCGGATTTTTGGCTCCCCCTTGACACTGCGATCGTTTCCCATTCGCCGCTGCCCGACTATACACATATTTCGCCACCGGACTCGATCCGACAAAGCTAATGGCTCGAATCGTTGGGTGATCTAGTAAAGCATCAACGACTTCTTTTGCACCATTGACTAAGTTCACCACACCTTTCGGTAAGCCTGTTTGTTCAAGTAGGTGAAAGATTTTCTGCATGGTTAAAGGAACACGTTCAGAAGGCTTGATGATGCAAGTGTTACCACACGCGATCGAATACGGCATAAACCAAAACGGAATCATACCCGGAAAGTTAAACGGCGTAATGATTGCCGTCACGCCTAACGGTTGGCGGATCATGTGTTCATCAATGCCACGGGCAATATCTTCGGAGTTGTAGCCCTGCATCAAGATTGGAATTCCACAGGCAACTTCAACATTCTCGATCGCTCGTCTCATTTCGCCTTTTGCTTCTGCGATCGTTTTTCCACATTCGAGCGTGATTGTTTGGGCAATGTCTTCAAAGTGTTCTTCGAGCAGAGCTTTGAGCTTGAACAGATATTGAACGCGCTCGGTAGCGGGAGTTCTTCTCCAGGTAGAGAAAGCCGTTTGAGCGGCAGTGGTAGCACGATCGACTTCAGTGGCGGGAGAGAGCGGAACTTTGCTGAGAACTTCGATTGTGGCGGGATTAATGACTTCTAGATAGGTTTCAGCAGTTGGAGTAGACCATTCACCGTTGATGTAGTTTTGAACGATCGAAGCAGGTTGCGTCATGGGATTTCCTCACTCTGATATCGATCATAATGTGCCGAGTCAAATCTCTACATCTGACACACGATCGTTTACCAGTGTCAGACATTCTGATGTCCGCGCCACTGGAGACTGTTTTGGTTAAGCTGCTCTAGATAGGAATCGGGTTGAGCGATGATCAGATTGGCAAGTGCGATCGCATTTTCTAACTGTTCTTCGCTTAATTGTTGGTAGGCTGGAATGCGTTTGCGCTCTAGAACTTCATACCAGCAGCGATCGAATAGATTATCCAGAATAATCCGCTGAAAACAATGATTGTATCGAACCGGAAACTTTCGAGAGCTTGCTAAATCTGGAAGCACCCGGTTTGTTAGTTCAAGATACTGATTGCGAAGCTGTGTCAGGCGATCCATGAGCAACGGGAGTCGAAGGAAGACGATATTCAGTATGTAGATTCTCGCTTCTCCATTGTTCTGCCTGTTGACGGATTAGTCCTAGCTCTTCGGACGAGATACGCTCTAAGTTCGCCATGATTTGAAACATTCGATGATTCTGTTTTAGCTTGTCATAGTGACGCGCTAGAAAGTCCCAATACATCAAGTTAAACGGACAAGCATCTTCGCCGGTGCGACGTTTCGGATTGTAGGCGCAAGACTTACAGTAGTTGCTCATGTTATTGATGTAATTTGCGGAAGCTGCATAAGGTTTTGATGCCATCATTCCTCCATCTGCAAACTGTCCCATGCCAATCACATTCGTTTGCATTACCCAGTCATAGCCATCAATAAATGCAGTGTGAAACCAATCCTGTAATTCTTGTGGTGAAATGCCTGCAATCAAAGCAAAGTTATTGAGCACCATCAATCGCTGAATGTGGTGAGCATATCCCGTTTCCTTCACTTGCTTCAAAATGTGGTTGAGACAGTTCATCTTAGTTTCACCTGTCCAATAGAAACCCGGAAGCGGATTTGTGTGATTGAAATAATTACGATCGGGATAATCCTCACCCATGTAAACATAGACCCCGTGCATATATTCACGCCATCCGATGATCTGTCGCACAAAGCCTTCAATGCTATTCAGTTGCCACTTGTCGCGATTGTTGTAGTAAGCTCGCTCGGCAGCTTGCACCACTTCTAACGGATGGATTAACCCAATATTGAGATAGGGCGATAACATTGCGTGCCACATCGTTTGTTCACCTGTGACCATTGCATCCTGATACGGACCAAACTCAGACAATCGAGTTTCGATGAAAAAGTCTAGAACTTGCAAAGCTTGTTTGCGAGTGACTGCCCAGGGAAAGGGTTCAATCTCCCAATAGCTTTGACTTTCTTTGAACAATGGAGAGTTTTTAATCCAGTCAATCACTTCTTGAGTGATGCTATCTGGCTCAAACCAGAGTGCTTCAGGCAAAGTGAGCTTACCTTTTGGGGGTTTGCGATTTTCTCGATCGAAGTTCCATCGCCCCCCAATCGGTTGATCACCTTCCATCAGAATGTTAAATCGCCGCCGCCCCTCGCGATAGAAATCCTCCATCACAAGCCGTTTACGAGTTTTCGCCCAGTCTTCAAACTCTTGATCTTCCCAGATGAATCGATTGTTCTGCGTGAATGTCACTTTGCAAGGAAATTCGATCGATTGAATCAGTTTTTTAAACGGTCGATCGACCGGAGACATGATTCGCAGTTCTGTAATCTGATGCTGTTCAATCCAATGCAGTAGCGGCGTTTGGAAATCGATCGAGGCAGTGTACTCAACAATCCAGCCCACTTGCCGCAGTTCTTCGGCAAAA contains:
- a CDS encoding cryptochrome/photolyase family protein; the encoded protein is MKTGVWVLGDHLWTGQSALQSCESDRENTPVFFVESLNHAQQLPYHLQKLVLVWSAMRHFAEELRQVGWIVEYTASIDFQTPLLHWIEQHQITELRIMSPVDRPFKKLIQSIEFPCKVTFTQNNRFIWEDQEFEDWAKTRKRLVMEDFYREGRRRFNILMEGDQPIGGRWNFDRENRKPPKGKLTLPEALWFEPDSITQEVIDWIKNSPLFKESQSYWEIEPFPWAVTRKQALQVLDFFIETRLSEFGPYQDAMVTGEQTMWHAMLSPYLNIGLIHPLEVVQAAERAYYNNRDKWQLNSIEGFVRQIIGWREYMHGVYVYMGEDYPDRNYFNHTNPLPGFYWTGETKMNCLNHILKQVKETGYAHHIQRLMVLNNFALIAGISPQELQDWFHTAFIDGYDWVMQTNVIGMGQFADGGMMASKPYAASANYINNMSNYCKSCAYNPKRRTGEDACPFNLMYWDFLARHYDKLKQNHRMFQIMANLERISSEELGLIRQQAEQWRSENLHTEYRLPSTPVAHGSPDTASQSVS
- a CDS encoding CoA-acylating methylmalonate-semialdehyde dehydrogenase yields the protein MTQPASIVQNYINGEWSTPTAETYLEVINPATIEVLSKVPLSPATEVDRATTAAQTAFSTWRRTPATERVQYLFKLKALLEEHFEDIAQTITLECGKTIAEAKGEMRRAIENVEVACGIPILMQGYNSEDIARGIDEHMIRQPLGVTAIITPFNFPGMIPFWFMPYSIACGNTCIIKPSERVPLTMQKIFHLLEQTGLPKGVVNLVNGAKEVVDALLDHPTIRAISFVGSSPVAKYVYSRAAANGKRSQCQGGAKNPVIVLPDADITMTTKIMADSAFGCAGQRCLAASVAITVGSAKTTFTDAIAEAATTRQVGFGLDSGVQMGPVINDQSKTRIETIIGQAETEGATVLVDGRSPKVSGYENGYFVRPTILQNIDPVGEIANTEIFGPVLSLIHLETIDDAIALVNRSQYGNMASLFTSSGAAARKFRYEAEAGNIGINIGVAAPMAFFPFSGWKESFFGDLHGQGWHAIEFFTQTKVIVERWHDWTRQF